The stretch of DNA TTAAAACTAATAAAACTTTGGTTTGAAAAATCATTGTCTTGAGTTTTAGACTTACTTCAATCAACGATAATATCTTTAATTTTTAAATCAAATTTATTTAAGTATAAAACTAAAAAGTTTAAAAAACTTTCTCTAAATTTTTTACTTTCATTATTTAGTCAAGAATTAGCTTGAATAAAATTATTATTAAATATATTTCTCGTTATATATGCAAGCCCATTTTTATTTAGAAGTGAATTAACATTCATTAAACCATTATTTGTTTTGATGTCGTGAACTAAACGAAAAATGATAGTTTGAAAATCAAAGAAATAAGGGTCTAAAACACGATAATAATCAGTCGTTTTATTATTTTGAGCTAAAAAGTAAAATCATTGATTTGAATATCCACCAGCACTTTTTATATTTTCAAAGTCATATTCTTTAAACAAATCATTTAAGACATTATTATTTGATTGTTTATTTTTTTCAATTTTATAATTATCATATTTTGTTTCAACTTGTTTTCAAGAAGGTTGAAGCTTTAAATCAGTTTTGTATTTTAAGGATGATTCAAAAACTAATTCATTATCTGCTGTTATATCAGTTATTTTACCTAAATACCTTTGTTCTTTATTATTTTCTGGATTTAAAAAAATAGGTTCAAAATTATGCAAAGTAGCAAGTTGTTGTAAATTAAGTTTAGATAAATATTTAGTATTTATTTTAGAGTCATCGATTTTTAAAGTCTTTTCATTTTGACAAGAAATAGAAATAATTGGAAGAGCAAAACTTCCAACCGTGCCTAAAAATAGTAATTTATTTTTTTTCATATTATTTATTTGGTAAAGCTAGATAAACTGTACCAGACCCTTCAGTTTGTTTACCATCTAAACATTTAATCTTGAAATAGTAATAAATATTTCTTGTTTCGCTATCATAGGCAAAATAACAATGCACTTCATGATTACCAGCAAAATATTCCAAGTTAGGAATATATACATTAAGATATTTATTAAACTCTTCATTTTTTAAATCTTCTGGAAGAAAATTGTAACGGTTATCTATTCCTTCATGTTCACTAAATCACTCAGTCATTTTTTCTCATAAGTCACGAATATAGTTATCTTTTTCAATATCATTAGATTTCTGATTGTATTCATTTTTTGCAAAATCTGTAAACGTAAAAGAAACATTTTGAAGAACTTCAGAAACTCTTCTTGCTAATTCTTCGCCTATTAATGAATTGTCACGATTAACTGATGGGTCAATAAATTGGTCCACTTTTGTTTTTTCATTAGTGGATTTTTGTTGTTGACAACTAGCACTTAACAAAATAGTGCCGGCTGCTAAAGGCATTAATGAAAACAAAAATTTGTTAATTCTTCTTTTTTTGTTGATGTTTTTCATTTGTCCCCACTTTTCATTGTTATATAAACAAATTATAATTATTTTTACATTATTGTTAACGATAAATTTTAAAAAAAGTCAATAAATTTCCCACTATTTTTAAAATGAAACGAATAAAAACCCATAAAATTAGGGGCTATAGATTGAAAGTTATTTATTTAATGGCCAAAATTTATTATAATACTATGATATATATTAAAAAATATATATGTACAAAAAGGAAATATTTATGACACGTTTAAACAAAATCTTATTTATTTTAGGTGGCTTAAGTGCAGCTGCATTACCGGTTACAGCAATTGCATGTAATGACACACAAAAACCAACCCCAACACCGCCTACTCCACCGACTCCTCAACCTCAACCACAAACACCAGAAACAGCTTCAGAAGTTGTTGTTAGAGAAATGTTCACAAACTTATTAAGTACAACACACGGAAGAAAAGCTGGAGATCAAAATAACTTTAAAACTGATTCATTAAATTTTGTTGATACAAATAATGGTAAAGGTAAAGTTTTGAACGGTTTAAAAGTTGAGGGCGAAGATAAAAGAGCTAAAACATCGATTGTTGAAAAAAGTTTAATTAATAAATTTGGTGATTCTGCACATCCAGTAAATCCTGAACACTCAAACTATGGAAGTTATTATGCTTATCAATATCTAAAGAAACAAATTAAAGATATGGGTTATGAATATCATTCAGAAGAAGAAATTTTATATCCTGCATATTCAGAAACAGCTTCAAGCATTAGTTTATATTATGGTGATGTCGATGTAGAAGCACAAATTATCAGTAAGATGAAGGATAATCTAAAGAAAGATGGTTTCTTTACACAAGGATTTTTATATAATCTTAAAAATTCATGGAATAACATTGGAAATAACTTAGTTGTAACAATTAACCCAAGTAGTAAAATTACAAACAATAATACAATTAATGTTAAAGATTTTTACATTGTTTCTCACTATGATTCAACAAATAATGTTGGTCCAAAAGGAACTTCATGAGGAGCAACAGATAATGCTTCTGGAGTTGCAGTTAACTTAGCTTTATTAAAACATTTTTCTAAAGTTGAAAACAGAGACAAACTAGGAGTAAGATTACACTTAATTTTTGTTGATGCTGAAGAACTTGGAAAATTAGGTTCTACTGCATTTGTTTCTCAATTCTTAGAAGGTGAAGCGAACAAAGAACTTTTACAAAACTCATTAGGTATGATTAACATGGATACTGTAGCTGGCGGCGATTACATGTACATCCACTCACCTGATACACGTGAAGCTAAAGAAACTTACAACACATCACCTTTATTAAGAGATTTTATTAATAAAATTTCAAAAGAAAGAGCTACTGAATTAAAAGATGATTCACAAGAATTAAAAATTCATCCACAATTTGTTGAGAATGAATTTAAACAAGGAGAAACAGGAGATTGATCTGACCATGCTCCATTCTATCAAATAGCTAATTTACCAGTTGCTTATGTTGAATCAACAAACTTTGGTGTTAAATCTAAAAATAAAATCTACGACGGATATGCCCAAACAACAAATCCTAAAGCATGAGTTTTAAAAGATGGTAAAACGACTTTAGCAGATCAAGGTAAAACATTATTAAAAAGAACATTGGAAAATGGTCAAGTTGTTTATGACTGACCAGAAGGTATGACAGATGCTGACTTCGCTGTTTTAGGTGATATTTGACATAGTGATTTAGATACATTACAATGAATCAATGAAAACATTGGAAGAAGATTCTATAAACAATTAGACACAGTATTTAATACACTAACAAGATTCTTAGAAAAAATGTATACAAAAACTGATTCGGAAATAACATACCAACAATTTAACAAAACAAATTAATTTTTATGTGTTTAAACAAAAACATTGTGAGAATAATAATCACAATGTTTTTGTTTTGGTTTTAAACACTTATTAAATAAATACTTATTAAAAAAGTACATTAATAGAAAAATAATGTAATATTTATCTATTATGTTTAACTGAGAATATGTATGAATAAATTTAATTGTCTTATTAATGGGTTACTTAATTGGATCAATTAATATTAGTATTATTATTTCTAAGAAAAGAAACAAAGATATTAGAACACAAGGTTCAAATAATGCGGGAGCTACAAATGCTCTTAGAGTTTTTGGCTTTAAATTTGCGGCAATGGTTTTCACCTTTGATTTACTAAAGGCATGTATTCCAACATTAATAACATTTATTATTAAAACATTTTTAAATAATCAATTTATAATTCCTTTATTTGCTGGATTAGGCGCCTTAATTGGTCATATTTTTCCTTGTTTTTTTAAATTTAAAGGTGGGAAAGGTGTTGCTTCATTCTTTGGGCTTATCTTAGCTTTTGATTTTACAACATTTGTTTTATTAGCCTTTATATATATAATCTTTGTTTTAACAATTAAATATATTTCTATATCTTCGGTAATTACTGCAATTATTTTTGCTTTTATATCATTTATACCTTATTATTATTCAACTTGAATTTTATCTTTTATTAATACAAACATTCCGCTATGATCGCATAGTTATGTCTTGGTTTTTGGTTCAATTTTAATTTTATTAAAACATATACCAAACTATGTTAGATTAGTGAATAAAGAAGAAAAAAAGATAGATTTCAAAAACTACATAAAATAATAAAATTAGCAATTAACATCTCAAAGTGCTAAAATAGTGCTAAAATTATATTATTAAATTTATTAAGGAGATGTTTTTTATTTATGGAATTAAAAAATCGTCATATTGAAATTTTTAAGATGATTGTCGAAATTTTCTTTGATACTGGCGAACCAGTTGGTTCAAAAAAATTAGTAGAAGCTAAACACTTATCATTTTCTTCAGCAACAATAAGAAACATAATGTCTGATTTGGAAAAAATTGGTTATTTAGAAAAACCACATGTTTCAGGGGGGAGAATCCCTTCAACAGCTGGCCTTGAATACTATACAAAAAATATTGCTTATAATCCTAAAAAGTTTTTTAATAAAAATTTAAATGACATTTTAATTAAAAAAAGATTAAGTATCGATTCAACATTAGATGAAGCGGCTAGTTTAATTAGTAAAATGGCTCATTTTACTGTAGTTGCAACCTCCAATAACAAGGATGAAAAATTGAAAAGTATTCAACTAACACCTCTAGATTCTACTTCTGCGGTTATAGTTATTGTTACAAGTAGTGGAAATGTACAAAACAAACTTTTTGATTTTGATGAAGGAATTTTATTAAATGATTTAAGAATCGCTGTTAGATTGTTCAAGGAAAGGTTAATTGATACGCCTTTAATTGAATTATCAGCCAAAGCTTCAGCATTACTGCCTCTTTTTAAAGAAAAAATTGGAAATTATGAAAAAGTATTAGAAAAATTTATTAAGACAGTATTTGTGTTTGAAGAAAAAATCCAAAATAAAACATATAATAAAAACGCTATGATTCTTTCTAAAAATATTTCTCGGGAAGAATTAGTTGACTTATTAGATTTAATTGAAAAACATTCAGTGTGATCTACAATTGAAAACAATTTAGATGAAGATAATAAAATAAAACTGGATTTTTCACGTGAAAATTTAAATATTATTAGTAAAAAAATAGATTTTGAAAATGATAAAAATATCAAAGAAATTTCAATAATGGGTCCTAAAAATATTGACATCGACGAGACATTAGAAGCTTTAGAAATGCTTGAAAAAATTGTTCAAAAAGGAGATAAATAATGGTGAAATTTAATAAATTTGACAAAGTATCATTTGAAGTTGTCGAAAAGAATAATTATGATATAAAGAAAACAAAATATCACTACATTTGAGGGTATGATGAAGTAGATCAAAAAGTTTTAGAAATTTTAAAAGACGGTAAAGATATAAGTGATAATGAAAAGACTTTAAAAATTAAAAAAACACTTTACACATTGAAACTTTTATCTGTTAAAAAAATAGATAGTAAAACAAAAGAGTTGGTTGAAATAAATGAGTTTCTAAAATCAGAACTGGAAAAAACTAACTTAAAAAATCAAGATCAAAATGAATTGATAAAAAAATATCAAAGTGAACTTGAAGATTTAAAGGTCAAATCTCTTATCGAAACTAATAAATTTAAAGAAGAAGTAATTGCAATTCAAAAGAAAGCACAAGATGCAATAAATGAACATAAACAAAAAAATAATGATCATCAAGAGATTCAAATTGCTGAAGCAAGAAAATACGCTCTACAATCATTTATTGAAAATTTAATTCAGCCTTTAAATAATTTTGAAAAAGCAATTATCGCAGCTGAAAAAATTGATAATGATGTATTAAAGAACTTTATAATTGGTTTTAATATGCTATATAAACAGGTAGAAAACGTTTTATTTGATTTTGGATTAACAAAAATTATCCCTAAGATTGGAGAAATGTTTGATCCAAATATTCATCAAGTATATGAATTAGCAAGTTCAGATTTAGAAAAAGACACAATTTTAGAAGTAAAAAATATTGGTTATAAATTACATGATCGTACAATAAAACCAGCATTAGTTGTTGTTTCTAAATAATTCGCTATTTTTTCGCAAATTAATTAATAAACAAAATAACTAGATTAAAATAACAAAAGAAAAGAGGAAAAAATGAAATTACCATTTATACCAGTTAAAAAACAAATTCTTTTACCTTACGATAACGACGAAATTAGAGTTGGAAAAGCTAATTCAATTTTAGCAATGAATCTTTCATTAAATAGCGTAGAAAATAAGAATAAAATTTTAGTTACTTTTATTAAAGAACAATATGTAGCAGCCGAAAGTATCACAAGTTCTTCAATGCTAGAAGAATATGGTGTTGTTGTTACAATAAAAAACATAATAGAAAATTCAGGCGTT from Mycoplasmopsis arginini encodes:
- the plsY gene encoding glycerol-3-phosphate 1-O-acyltransferase PlsY, encoding MFNWEYVWINLIVLLMGYLIGSINISIIISKKRNKDIRTQGSNNAGATNALRVFGFKFAAMVFTFDLLKACIPTLITFIIKTFLNNQFIIPLFAGLGALIGHIFPCFFKFKGGKGVASFFGLILAFDFTTFVLLAFIYIIFVLTIKYISISSVITAIIFAFISFIPYYYSTWILSFINTNIPLWSHSYVLVFGSILILLKHIPNYVRLVNKEEKKIDFKNYIK
- a CDS encoding nucleotide exchange factor GrpE yields the protein MVKFNKFDKVSFEVVEKNNYDIKKTKYHYIWGYDEVDQKVLEILKDGKDISDNEKTLKIKKTLYTLKLLSVKKIDSKTKELVEINEFLKSELEKTNLKNQDQNELIKKYQSELEDLKVKSLIETNKFKEEVIAIQKKAQDAINEHKQKNNDHQEIQIAEARKYALQSFIENLIQPLNNFEKAIIAAEKIDNDVLKNFIIGFNMLYKQVENVLFDFGLTKIIPKIGEMFDPNIHQVYELASSDLEKDTILEVKNIGYKLHDRTIKPALVVVSK
- the hrcA gene encoding heat-inducible transcriptional repressor HrcA — encoded protein: MELKNRHIEIFKMIVEIFFDTGEPVGSKKLVEAKHLSFSSATIRNIMSDLEKIGYLEKPHVSGGRIPSTAGLEYYTKNIAYNPKKFFNKNLNDILIKKRLSIDSTLDEAASLISKMAHFTVVATSNNKDEKLKSIQLTPLDSTSAVIVIVTSSGNVQNKLFDFDEGILLNDLRIAVRLFKERLIDTPLIELSAKASALLPLFKEKIGNYEKVLEKFIKTVFVFEEKIQNKTYNKNAMILSKNISREELVDLLDLIEKHSVWSTIENNLDEDNKIKLDFSRENLNIISKKIDFENDKNIKEISIMGPKNIDIDETLEALEMLEKIVQKGDK
- a CDS encoding M28 family metallopeptidase, with the translated sequence MTRLNKILFILGGLSAAALPVTAIACNDTQKPTPTPPTPPTPQPQPQTPETASEVVVREMFTNLLSTTHGRKAGDQNNFKTDSLNFVDTNNGKGKVLNGLKVEGEDKRAKTSIVEKSLINKFGDSAHPVNPEHSNYGSYYAYQYLKKQIKDMGYEYHSEEEILYPAYSETASSISLYYGDVDVEAQIISKMKDNLKKDGFFTQGFLYNLKNSWNNIGNNLVVTINPSSKITNNNTINVKDFYIVSHYDSTNNVGPKGTSWGATDNASGVAVNLALLKHFSKVENRDKLGVRLHLIFVDAEELGKLGSTAFVSQFLEGEANKELLQNSLGMINMDTVAGGDYMYIHSPDTREAKETYNTSPLLRDFINKISKERATELKDDSQELKIHPQFVENEFKQGETGDWSDHAPFYQIANLPVAYVESTNFGVKSKNKIYDGYAQTTNPKAWVLKDGKTTLADQGKTLLKRTLENGQVVYDWPEGMTDADFAVLGDIWHSDLDTLQWINENIGRRFYKQLDTVFNTLTRFLEKMYTKTDSEITYQQFNKTN